GCACTTAGCACTTCTTCACCGCCCTTTAACCGTTCACCGAACCCCGGCCCATGTCCCGCGTACTCCCGACCCTCCAGAAGCGCCAGGCCGAGCTGGCCTCCACCCGCCGCCAGAAACAGGTGCTGGCGGGGGTGCCGGTCGCGCGGGCGTTCGAGGATGCGCTTGGCGAGGCCGGGTTGTTTCCGCTCCGCGCGACCGGGATCGACGTCTTTCAGATCAACGTGGGGCGCAAGTGCAACCAGACCTGCCGCCACTGCCACGTGGACGCCGGCCCGGACCGCACCGAGATGATGAGCGACGCCGTGGTCGACCGCTGCCTGGAGGTGATCGAGGGGAGCGCCATCCCCACGCTGGACATCACCGGCGGCGCCCCGGAGCTGCACAAGCGCTGGCGCGAGATCGTGCGGCGCGCATCCGCGGCGGGGAAGCACGTGATGGACCGCTGCAACCTCACCATCACCCAGCTCCCCAACTACCGCTACCTCCCCGAGTTCTTTGCCGAGCACCGCGTGCACGTCGTCGCCTCCCTCCCGCACTACCGGCAGAAGGGGACGGACACGCAGCGCGGCGACGGCGTCTTTGAGCAGTCGATCGCGGCGCTCCAGCAGCTCAACGCGCTCGGCTACGGCAAGCCGGGAACGGGGCTCCTGCTGGACCTGGTGACCAACCCGGTCGGCACCTTTCTCCCCGGCAGCCAGGGGATGCTGGAGGCGGAGTGGAAGCGGCAGATGGCGCGACTGTACGACGTCGAGTTCAGCTCACTCTACACGATCACCAACATGCCCGTCTCGCGCTTCCTGGAGTTCCTGGAGGAGGGCGGCGCGCTGGACGCCTACATGGAGCGGCTGGTGACCGCGTTCAACCCCGCCGCGGCCACGGGCGTGATGTGCCGCAACACGCTCTCCGTCGGCTACGACGGCACGCTGTACGACTGCGACTTCAACCAGATGCTCGACCTG
The window above is part of the Longimicrobium sp. genome. Proteins encoded here:
- the arsS gene encoding arsenosugar biosynthesis radical SAM (seleno)protein ArsS (Some members of this family are selenoproteins.) codes for the protein MSRVLPTLQKRQAELASTRRQKQVLAGVPVARAFEDALGEAGLFPLRATGIDVFQINVGRKCNQTCRHCHVDAGPDRTEMMSDAVVDRCLEVIEGSAIPTLDITGGAPELHKRWREIVRRASAAGKHVMDRCNLTITQLPNYRYLPEFFAEHRVHVVASLPHYRQKGTDTQRGDGVFEQSIAALQQLNALGYGKPGTGLLLDLVTNPVGTFLPGSQGMLEAEWKRQMARLYDVEFSSLYTITNMPVSRFLEFLEEGGALDAYMERLVTAFNPAAATGVMCRNTLSVGYDGTLYDCDFNQMLDLPVHPAAPRTIFDFDLAALANREIVLGPHCFGCTAGAGSSCGGATV